CAATGTATATGTATTCCTGGTGAAGGCTGTCAGACTGCTGATTGTCAGGCCTCTCCAGTTTTTGGCCGCTACTGCTCTGTCACTCTTGATATTGACGGGAAGAGGCCTTTATTCTCTTTTAAAATGGCTTCTTGCCGTTTTGCTATGGCTGCTCAATCACTTAATCTGGAAGCCGATTAAGTTAATCTTCCTGCTTTTTTGGAAACTTTTGCCGAAAACGGTTAAAAAAAGCGTCGAGAAGTTATATAATAAATTGGCAGGATTTCTAATAATAGTAAAGAATTATTCTACTAAGCCGATAAAATGGATAAAGAAATTCAAAAAGTAGCCTATTGAATTAAACTAAACGTAAATAAAATATAAGGAGGACTGCGGGGAATGAGTGCCATCAGGAAAAAGAACATAGCCAAGATTGAAAATCAATATGTACAGCAGCGTGAAAAAGCAGGAATAGCAGAAAGCAGGAAGCGAAAGCTGCTTTTCAGGCGCCTCGCAGTCTTTGCCCTATTCGCATCGGTCATTTCATATTTGATGATCTCAACCTACATCTCCCAGTCTTCAGCCCTCGAAAAGAAGCAAGAAGATAAGGAACAG
The window above is part of the Mesobacillus jeotgali genome. Proteins encoded here:
- the yabQ gene encoding spore cortex biosynthesis protein YabQ; protein product: MTLSTQFLTMLAMIWMGTLFGASLDTHNRFLKRSKRKSWIVFINDILFWVFQGLSIFYVLFSVNMGELRFYIFLALLCGFAAYQSLFKKLYLKLLERAITYTINVYVFLVKAVRLLIVRPLQFLAATALSLLILTGRGLYSLLKWLLAVLLWLLNHLIWKPIKLIFLLFWKLLPKTVKKSVEKLYNKLAGFLIIVKNYSTKPIKWIKKFKK
- a CDS encoding septum formation initiator family protein, which encodes MSAIRKKNIAKIENQYVQQREKAGIAESRKRKLLFRRLAVFALFASVISYLMISTYISQSSALEKKQEDKEQLEQKLTNLQKEQEILDEEIVKLNDDEYIAKLARKEYFLSEKNEIIFNLPKEKKDSQDSPY